One region of Sulfurisphaera ohwakuensis genomic DNA includes:
- a CDS encoding Zn-ribbon domain-containing OB-fold protein yields the protein MDGIPLLFKYTVPDKLYEKFWEGLKKGEIYTTKCKKCGTLYYPPRKDCEKCMSSDMEWVKLSNEGILMTYSIVKQKPQGFENYSDYIVGIARNSDGVNLMCWVKGEAKVGKKVRLTTDGQRVICEVIE from the coding sequence ATGGATGGAATACCCCTTCTCTTTAAATATACTGTTCCAGATAAACTATATGAAAAATTCTGGGAAGGACTAAAGAAAGGTGAAATTTATACTACAAAGTGTAAGAAATGTGGTACACTGTATTATCCTCCGAGGAAGGATTGTGAGAAATGTATGTCCTCAGATATGGAGTGGGTTAAACTTAGCAATGAGGGCATACTTATGACTTATAGTATTGTTAAGCAGAAGCCCCAAGGGTTTGAGAATTACAGTGATTACATAGTAGGGATTGCAAGAAATTCTGATGGTGTAAATCTAATGTGTTGGGTTAAAGGTGAAGCAAAGGTTGGTAAAAAAGTCAGATTAACAACAGACGGCCAAAGGGTTATTTGTGAGGTGATAGAATGA